A window from Ignavibacteria bacterium encodes these proteins:
- a CDS encoding DUF362 domain-containing protein, producing MAKSKVSVLKTKPDSVLSDIHHLMKLADVSSFLSKDATTILKDNISWHFPYLSANTTPWQMEGVIQSLRSEGFNDLVSVHNNTVVTDPYRGEKLNKLSQLYKKYGIEEKYNFLPEQIKWIEWKPKAKMHTLYKIYPEGIFIPEYFIEKNIVHLPTVKTHIYTTTTGAMKNAFGGLLNTRRHYTHTWIHETLVDLLAIQKEIHSGIFAVMDGTICGSGPGPRTMIPVEKDYILASADQVAIDAIAAKMMGFDPMSIKYIRLAHESGLGIGNPRDIEIVGENISNVNFQFTEVGDNLASMAGDFIWFGPLKKLQWLFFHTPLVYIFVFGSYAYHDYFWWPFKGKKIQRDLLKESKWAKLFEKY from the coding sequence ATGGCCAAAAGTAAAGTTTCAGTTCTAAAAACAAAACCCGATTCTGTTCTTTCCGATATTCATCACTTGATGAAATTGGCGGACGTATCTTCATTTCTTTCCAAAGATGCAACGACAATTTTGAAAGACAATATCAGTTGGCATTTTCCATATCTCAGCGCAAACACAACTCCTTGGCAAATGGAAGGAGTAATTCAATCGTTGCGAAGCGAAGGATTCAACGATTTGGTTTCGGTTCACAACAATACGGTAGTTACCGACCCGTATCGTGGCGAAAAATTGAATAAACTTTCACAACTGTATAAAAAGTATGGCATCGAAGAAAAATATAATTTTTTACCCGAGCAGATAAAGTGGATAGAATGGAAGCCGAAAGCGAAAATGCACACGCTCTATAAAATTTATCCTGAAGGAATTTTTATTCCCGAATATTTTATCGAAAAAAATATTGTTCATTTACCGACCGTGAAAACTCACATTTATACGACAACAACCGGCGCGATGAAAAATGCTTTCGGTGGATTGCTCAATACTCGCAGACATTACACACATACGTGGATTCACGAAACGCTTGTGGATTTGCTTGCGATTCAAAAAGAAATTCACTCTGGAATTTTTGCTGTGATGGACGGAACAATATGCGGAAGCGGTCCGGGTCCGCGAACAATGATTCCTGTCGAGAAAGATTACATTCTTGCATCCGCTGACCAAGTTGCGATTGATGCGATTGCCGCAAAGATGATGGGATTCGACCCAATGTCTATTAAGTATATTCGCCTTGCTCACGAAAGCGGCTTGGGAATTGGCAATCCTCGAGATATTGAAATCGTAGGCGAAAATATTTCCAATGTGAATTTTCAGTTCACAGAAGTCGGCGATAATCTTGCAAGTATGGCGGGAGATTTTATTTGGTTTGGTCCACTTAAAAAATTACAGTGGCTTTTCTTTCATACACCGCTTGTGTACATTTTTGTTTTTGGCTCGTATGCTTATCACGATTATTTTTGGTGGCCCTTCAAGGGAAAAAAAATCCAACGTGATTTGTTGAAGGAATCAAAATGGGCAAAGTTGTTTGAGAAATATTGA
- the ftsY gene encoding signal recognition particle-docking protein FtsY: protein MGLFSRLKEGLAKTRDTIVQQVKNIIQTKSTIDDELLVQLEEILLSADVGIDATERIIEGLRLRIKEVGYKTTNDVFILLNDELQKVFINETSNPISNQEKIRVVMIVGVNGVGKTTTIGKLAYNFTQDGKKVLIAAADTFRAAANEQLAIWAERAGVNIIQQAQGADPAAVAFDALQSAIAKNIDVLLVDTAGRLHTKTNLMEELKKISRVMKKLMPEAPHDVWLVLDATTGQNAIQQAKQFSLAIDVNGLILTKLDGTAKGGVVIAIHQTLKIPIKYIGVGERIDDLQQFDANQFINALVGTEYTP, encoded by the coding sequence ATGGGATTATTTTCACGGTTAAAAGAAGGACTTGCAAAAACACGCGATACGATTGTTCAGCAAGTAAAAAACATCATTCAAACAAAATCAACAATTGATGATGAACTTCTTGTACAATTGGAAGAAATTTTGCTATCGGCTGATGTTGGTATTGATGCAACGGAAAGAATTATCGAAGGATTACGATTGCGAATAAAAGAAGTAGGATATAAAACTACTAATGATGTTTTCATTTTATTGAACGATGAATTGCAAAAAGTATTTATCAACGAAACATCAAATCCGATTTCAAATCAAGAAAAAATTCGCGTAGTAATGATTGTCGGAGTGAACGGAGTTGGTAAAACGACAACGATTGGGAAACTTGCATACAATTTTACACAAGATGGAAAAAAAGTTCTCATCGCTGCAGCAGATACATTTCGAGCAGCAGCAAACGAGCAACTGGCAATATGGGCGGAACGCGCGGGTGTGAATATTATTCAGCAAGCGCAAGGAGCAGATCCTGCCGCCGTTGCATTTGATGCGCTTCAATCGGCAATTGCAAAAAATATTGATGTGCTTCTCGTAGATACAGCTGGACGATTGCATACCAAAACCAATTTAATGGAAGAATTGAAAAAAATTTCACGCGTAATGAAAAAACTTATGCCTGAAGCGCCGCACGATGTTTGGCTTGTTCTCGATGCTACAACAGGACAAAATGCAATACAACAAGCGAAACAATTTTCTTTAGCAATTGATGTGAACGGTTTGATTCTTACAAAATTAGACGGAACAGCAAAAGGTGGTGTTGTAATTGCAATTCACCAAACATTGAAAATTCCTATCAAGTATATTGGAGTGGGAGAGAGGATTGATGATTTACAGCAGTTCGATGCTAACCAATTTATCAACGCACTCGTTGGTACAGAGTACACACCATGA
- a CDS encoding methylmalonyl-CoA mutase, with the protein MTTNGDYEFQKQVWQEKARKAKIIPHKYTTISGEPIETLYTPDDVTHLDYTRDIGFPGEFPYTRGIHTTMYRGKPWTIRQFAGFGTPEDTNARYHYLLEHGQDGLSVAFDLPTLMGRDPDDAQSEGEVGICGVSIASLADMEVLFKGIQLNKISTSMTINAPAAMMLAFYFSVALKQGAKLSELRGTIQTDILKEYIAQKEWIYPPNPSMRIVTDMVEFCTREVPQWNPISVSGYHIREAGSTAAQELAFTLADGFAYIEWGIERGMDVDEFAPRISFFFNSHLDFFEEIAKYRAARKIWAKRMRDKYGAKNPRSWTLRFHTQTAGCSLTAQQPENNIVRTAYQALAGVLGGTQSLHTNSMDETLALPSEKAVKIALRTQQIIEHEIGVINTIDPLGGSYFVEALTDKMEKEAEAYFEKIDALGGVIHAIEVGFFQREIADAAYRYQQELDAKEKIIVGVNDFVEEEEAIDIPILVISPEVEIKQKKRIAELRQSRNNENVERSLSELKRAAEDGKNLMPNFISCTQNYVTLGEMCNKLTEVFGVYEEAVVF; encoded by the coding sequence ATGACAACCAACGGCGATTACGAGTTTCAAAAACAAGTGTGGCAGGAAAAAGCGCGTAAAGCGAAAATCATTCCGCATAAATACACGACCATTTCCGGCGAGCCGATTGAAACGCTTTACACTCCCGATGACGTTACGCATTTGGATTACACGCGCGACATCGGATTTCCCGGCGAGTTTCCTTACACACGCGGAATACATACAACAATGTATCGCGGAAAGCCGTGGACGATTCGACAGTTTGCCGGTTTCGGAACGCCGGAAGATACAAACGCGCGCTATCATTATTTGCTCGAACACGGACAAGACGGACTTTCCGTTGCGTTTGATTTGCCGACGTTGATGGGACGCGACCCCGATGATGCGCAATCGGAAGGTGAAGTTGGAATTTGCGGCGTGAGTATTGCTTCGCTTGCCGATATGGAAGTTTTGTTCAAAGGAATTCAACTCAACAAAATTTCTACTTCAATGACGATAAATGCACCGGCGGCAATGATGCTTGCGTTTTATTTTTCCGTTGCATTGAAACAAGGCGCGAAACTTTCCGAACTGCGCGGAACAATTCAAACGGATATTTTGAAAGAATACATCGCGCAGAAAGAATGGATTTATCCGCCGAATCCATCAATGCGCATTGTTACGGATATGGTGGAGTTTTGCACGCGCGAAGTTCCGCAGTGGAATCCTATTTCGGTGAGCGGTTATCACATTCGTGAAGCGGGTTCGACTGCGGCACAAGAACTTGCATTCACGCTTGCCGACGGATTTGCGTACATCGAATGGGGAATAGAGCGCGGAATGGATGTGGATGAATTTGCGCCGCGCATTTCATTTTTCTTCAACTCGCATTTGGATTTCTTTGAAGAGATTGCAAAGTATCGCGCCGCAAGAAAAATTTGGGCAAAGAGAATGCGTGATAAATACGGTGCAAAAAATCCTCGCTCGTGGACATTACGATTTCACACTCAGACTGCGGGATGTTCTCTCACAGCGCAGCAACCGGAAAATAATATTGTCCGCACTGCATATCAAGCGCTTGCGGGAGTTCTTGGAGGAACACAATCGTTGCATACAAACTCAATGGATGAAACGCTTGCGCTTCCTTCTGAAAAAGCAGTGAAGATTGCACTTAGAACGCAACAAATTATCGAACACGAAATCGGAGTCATTAACACAATTGACCCGCTTGGCGGAAGTTATTTTGTTGAAGCGTTAACGGATAAAATGGAAAAAGAAGCCGAAGCATATTTTGAAAAGATTGATGCGCTCGGTGGTGTAATTCATGCAATTGAAGTGGGATTTTTCCAACGCGAAATTGCCGATGCCGCGTATCGTTATCAGCAGGAACTCGACGCGAAGGAAAAAATAATTGTCGGCGTAAATGATTTCGTAGAGGAAGAAGAAGCGATTGATATTCCGATCCTCGTTATTTCTCCAGAAGTGGAAATCAAACAGAAGAAACGCATTGCAGAACTTCGGCAATCTCGCAATAATGAAAATGTTGAGCGATCATTAAGCGAACTGAAACGCGCCGCAGAAGATGGAAAAAATCTTATGCCCAATTTTATTTCTTGCACGCAAAATTATGTAACGTTAGGGGAGATGTGTAACAAACTCACCGAAGTGTTTGGCGTGTACGAAGAAGCGGTTGTGTTTTGA
- a CDS encoding decaprenyl-phosphate phosphoribosyltransferase: MFRPIFISLRPEQWIKNFFLFAPLVFARHLNVREDVIQTILGFITFSFLSSSVYLFNDVADAERDKLHPEKNKRPIPSGLISKQVVSIIAILLMVSSISFAFMLKEQFGIICASYVGINILYSWKLKHIVILDVMLIAFGFVLRVLGGAALINVPVTGWILLCTFLLSLFLVFNKRRNEMTTLNENAEAHRLVLEQYSVTFLDQMISIVTGATIVAYAFYTLSEETVQKFQTTNLIYTVPFVLFGMFRYLFLVHKKDKGGNPTKVMMTDKQLIVNFLLWMVAVYFIIYGQK, encoded by the coding sequence ATGTTTCGCCCTATTTTCATTTCGCTTCGACCCGAGCAGTGGATAAAAAATTTCTTTTTGTTTGCGCCGTTAGTATTTGCCAGGCATTTGAATGTGCGAGAGGATGTAATACAAACAATATTGGGATTTATAACATTTTCATTTCTCTCCAGCAGTGTCTATTTATTCAATGATGTTGCAGATGCTGAGCGAGATAAACTCCACCCGGAAAAAAATAAGCGCCCCATTCCTTCTGGATTAATTTCGAAACAAGTCGTTTCCATCATAGCAATTTTGTTAATGGTTAGCAGCATAAGTTTTGCATTTATGCTGAAAGAACAGTTTGGAATTATTTGTGCATCGTATGTTGGAATCAATATTCTTTATTCATGGAAACTCAAACACATCGTTATTCTCGATGTCATGCTCATCGCGTTCGGTTTTGTGTTGCGCGTTCTCGGTGGAGCGGCGTTGATAAATGTTCCTGTTACGGGATGGATTTTATTGTGTACATTTTTATTATCACTCTTTCTTGTTTTTAACAAAAGAAGAAACGAAATGACGACATTGAATGAAAATGCTGAAGCCCACAGATTGGTATTAGAACAATATTCCGTTACATTTCTTGACCAGATGATAAGTATTGTTACGGGAGCGACCATTGTTGCCTACGCATTTTATACTCTTTCAGAAGAAACTGTTCAAAAATTTCAGACGACAAATCTCATTTATACTGTTCCGTTTGTATTGTTCGGTATGTTTCGTTACCTCTTTCTCGTTCACAAAAAAGATAAAGGTGGAAATCCCACAAAAGTTATGATGACAGATAAACAGTTGATTGTTAATTTTTTGCTCTGGATGGTAGCTGTCTATTTTATAATTTATGGCCAAAAGTAA
- a CDS encoding DMT family transporter yields MNTRKKAELILFATSFIWGGTFVVVKLGLNAVSPVFYTAVRFLIAFTIFLPLFYSRTFPLSKTVIRKGLILGGFLLVGFITQVIGLNITTASKSGFFTGMLVVFTPLLQIIIERKFPKIGNIVGVVFVALGLFFLTSPEGSEFNVGDFLTIVCAVVYAFYIIYLDVYSDEDVFQLTFMQFAVVGFGALFYSFLFEEISFQFNSITITSLAYTSLLATLLSTYTQTKYQKDTTPTRAAVIFSIEPVLSAILAFFILNEYIGIIGAFGGALIVTGILISETSDSWKIFQKKAVE; encoded by the coding sequence ATGAATACACGGAAGAAAGCTGAACTCATTTTATTCGCAACATCGTTCATTTGGGGAGGAACATTTGTCGTAGTCAAACTTGGATTAAATGCTGTTTCTCCGGTGTTTTATACAGCCGTTCGCTTTCTCATTGCCTTTACAATTTTTCTTCCTTTGTTTTATTCACGAACGTTCCCTCTTTCAAAAACAGTAATACGGAAAGGACTGATACTTGGCGGATTTTTACTTGTCGGTTTCATAACACAGGTAATTGGTTTGAATATTACGACTGCATCGAAATCCGGATTCTTTACGGGAATGCTTGTCGTGTTTACTCCGTTACTGCAAATTATTATTGAACGCAAATTCCCGAAAATTGGAAATATAGTCGGAGTTGTTTTTGTTGCGCTTGGCTTGTTTTTTCTTACTTCACCCGAAGGTTCGGAATTTAACGTTGGAGATTTTCTCACCATTGTATGTGCGGTTGTGTATGCGTTTTACATAATTTATCTGGATGTATATTCCGATGAAGATGTTTTCCAATTAACATTTATGCAGTTTGCTGTTGTCGGATTTGGTGCATTGTTCTATTCATTCTTGTTTGAAGAAATCTCGTTTCAATTCAATTCAATTACAATAACATCGTTAGCGTACACAAGTTTACTCGCTACATTATTGAGTACATACACGCAAACGAAATATCAAAAGGATACAACTCCAACACGCGCCGCGGTAATATTTTCTATTGAGCCCGTCCTGTCTGCGATATTAGCATTTTTTATTTTGAACGAATACATCGGCATCATTGGAGCGTTCGGAGGAGCATTGATTGTAACGGGAATTCTAATTTCAGAAACTTCTGATTCGTGGAAAATATTTCAAAAGAAAGCAGTCGAGTAG
- the mutL gene encoding DNA mismatch repair endonuclease MutL, with translation MFRTSKENFFFRICPELEFERHNNFFPSLNSFSIKILPEHVASKIAAGEVVNRPSSVVKELLENSLDADATEIHIIIKDGGKSLIQIVDNGMGMSDDDALLAFQRHATSKISSFEDLEQLHSFGFRGEALASVSAVAQVEMRTRTNQNDVGTLVKIDGNTITEQSKIATEIGTWLAVRNLFFNTPARKNFLKSNSTEFRHIVNVVQRIAIAFPNVKFFFVSDGEKIFSLPSQTLPERLNALFGESVSKNVLPVSEGNEIISVEGFIGKPTYFLKTQSEQFFFLNKRIIQSKNLSHAVFQGYENMLEKGSFPFFCLFINIDMKKVDVNVHPSKMEVKFDDENGVYRLVLSAVRKTLSDGEVIPELLFTNSDIRSSFSQTSSETKRDFFLQSPPQQFSFPRQSILSFTKEFLSTISSSSIEKEIEQTSVTKSEIIPLQQVHNQYILCAANDGITIIDQHAAHERVLYEKYLYLFETNAPSSQQLLFSLTFELTSADAILVSEQQLNFEKLGFQLKFFGKTTLVIEGIPSDVRVGRESNIFREVLDKFKEEFAVKIDAREALVKTFACKAAIKKGDALLYEEMRSLLEQLSQTQIPHVCPHGRPITLKLTLHELDKKFGRIL, from the coding sequence GTGTTTCGAACATCGAAGGAAAACTTTTTCTTTCGGATTTGCCCGGAATTGGAGTTCGAACGGCACAATAATTTTTTTCCTTCATTGAATTCTTTCTCAATAAAAATCCTTCCCGAACACGTTGCGAGTAAAATTGCCGCAGGAGAAGTTGTCAATCGTCCGTCGTCGGTTGTCAAAGAACTTCTCGAAAATTCTCTCGATGCTGATGCAACGGAAATTCACATCATCATAAAAGACGGCGGAAAGTCGCTCATTCAAATTGTTGATAATGGAATGGGAATGAGCGATGATGATGCGCTTCTTGCATTTCAACGACACGCGACGAGTAAAATTTCTTCGTTTGAAGATTTAGAACAATTGCATTCATTTGGTTTTCGCGGCGAAGCACTTGCATCTGTTTCTGCAGTTGCACAAGTGGAGATGCGAACGCGAACAAATCAAAACGATGTCGGAACGCTTGTAAAGATTGATGGAAATACTATTACCGAACAATCCAAAATTGCAACAGAAATCGGAACGTGGCTTGCAGTTCGGAATTTATTTTTCAATACTCCCGCACGAAAAAATTTTCTGAAATCGAATTCGACGGAGTTTCGTCATATCGTCAATGTTGTTCAGCGAATTGCAATTGCTTTTCCGAATGTAAAATTTTTCTTTGTTAGCGATGGCGAAAAAATTTTCAGTCTTCCTTCTCAAACACTTCCCGAACGATTGAATGCGTTATTCGGTGAATCGGTTTCGAAAAATGTTCTTCCTGTTTCGGAAGGAAATGAAATAATTTCCGTTGAAGGATTTATCGGTAAACCAACATATTTTCTGAAAACACAAAGCGAGCAATTTTTCTTTTTGAACAAACGCATCATTCAAAGCAAGAATTTATCGCACGCAGTGTTTCAAGGGTATGAAAATATGCTGGAGAAAGGTTCGTTTCCGTTTTTCTGTTTGTTCATCAACATTGATATGAAGAAAGTTGATGTGAACGTTCATCCGTCGAAAATGGAAGTGAAGTTTGATGATGAGAATGGCGTGTATCGTCTCGTTCTTTCTGCGGTGAGGAAAACGTTGAGTGATGGAGAAGTGATTCCTGAATTACTATTTACGAATTCAGATATACGAAGTAGTTTTTCGCAAACTTCATCTGAAACGAAAAGAGATTTTTTTCTTCAATCTCCGCCGCAACAATTTTCGTTTCCTCGTCAAAGTATTTTAAGTTTTACAAAAGAATTTCTTTCTACGATTTCTTCTTCATCAATTGAAAAAGAAATTGAACAAACTTCTGTAACGAAAAGCGAAATAATTCCTCTTCAACAAGTTCACAATCAATACATTCTTTGTGCAGCGAACGATGGAATAACAATAATAGACCAACACGCGGCGCACGAACGAGTTCTCTACGAAAAATATTTGTACTTATTTGAAACAAATGCTCCGTCTTCGCAGCAATTACTTTTTTCTTTGACATTTGAACTCACTTCTGCCGATGCAATACTTGTCAGCGAGCAACAATTGAATTTTGAAAAACTCGGTTTTCAATTAAAGTTTTTTGGAAAGACAACGCTTGTTATTGAAGGAATCCCGAGTGATGTTCGTGTCGGAAGAGAATCGAATATTTTTCGTGAAGTGCTGGATAAATTCAAAGAAGAATTTGCAGTAAAAATTGACGCGCGTGAAGCATTGGTAAAAACGTTTGCGTGTAAAGCGGCAATAAAAAAAGGCGACGCATTATTATACGAAGAAATGCGTTCACTTCTTGAACAACTTTCGCAAACACAAATCCCACACGTTTGTCCGCACGGAAGACCGATTACGTTGAAACTTACATTGCACGAGTTGGATAAAAAGTTTGGGAGGATTTTGTAA
- a CDS encoding dipeptide epimerase, translated as MKFSFYKKELKLKHTFTISRNSRSVQEVLYVELEHDGITGVGEASPSERYGETIESTIQFFQKINLEQFDSAYVVEDIQKYLQALAPGSYAGKAAIDIALNDWIGKRLNIPLWKLWGFRKNNLPKTSITIGAGTIDEIIQKVREARDYPILKVKVGVQNDEEIISAIRTETDKIMYVDANEGWSPKERALEKISFMRQHGVELIEQPLPAKDNIGMLWLKSRSRLPIIADESCTSVHELPALKEYFDGINVKLMKCGGLKNALHLIYTAKKILGMKVMLGCMIESSVGISAAAQLSPLVDYCDLDGNILISNDPFLGVSNIEGKLFLSDLPGIGVRTAQ; from the coding sequence ATGAAATTTTCTTTTTACAAAAAGGAACTGAAACTCAAACATACTTTTACGATTTCCCGTAATTCGCGTTCAGTGCAGGAAGTTTTATATGTAGAATTAGAGCACGACGGAATCACAGGAGTTGGTGAAGCATCTCCTTCAGAACGATATGGCGAAACTATCGAATCCACAATTCAGTTTTTTCAAAAAATAAATCTTGAGCAATTTGATTCTGCTTATGTCGTTGAGGATATTCAAAAATATTTGCAAGCATTAGCACCGGGAAGTTATGCTGGAAAAGCCGCGATTGATATTGCGCTCAATGATTGGATTGGTAAACGATTAAATATTCCTCTTTGGAAACTTTGGGGATTTCGAAAGAACAATTTACCTAAAACCTCAATTACAATCGGTGCAGGGACCATAGATGAAATTATTCAAAAAGTACGCGAAGCACGCGATTATCCGATTCTCAAAGTTAAAGTTGGCGTTCAAAATGATGAAGAAATCATAAGCGCAATTCGCACCGAAACAGATAAAATTATGTATGTTGATGCGAATGAGGGTTGGTCTCCGAAAGAACGTGCGTTGGAAAAAATTAGTTTTATGCGGCAACACGGAGTCGAACTTATCGAACAACCACTTCCAGCGAAAGATAATATTGGAATGTTATGGTTGAAAAGTCGTTCACGTCTTCCCATCATTGCAGATGAAAGTTGCACATCGGTTCACGAACTCCCTGCGTTGAAAGAATATTTTGATGGTATCAATGTGAAATTGATGAAATGCGGCGGACTTAAAAATGCACTTCACTTAATTTATACAGCAAAAAAAATTTTGGGAATGAAAGTAATGCTCGGATGTATGATTGAAAGTTCGGTTGGAATTTCTGCAGCAGCACAACTTTCACCTCTTGTTGATTATTGCGACCTTGACGGAAATATTTTAATTTCAAACGACCCGTTTCTCGGTGTTTCGAACATCGAAGGAAAACTTTTTCTTTCGGATTTGCCCGGAATTGGAGTTCGAACGGCACAATAA